One genomic segment of Balaenoptera musculus isolate JJ_BM4_2016_0621 chromosome 11, mBalMus1.pri.v3, whole genome shotgun sequence includes these proteins:
- the KIAA1143 gene encoding uncharacterized protein KIAA1143 homolog: protein MSKRNQVSYVRPAEPAFLARFKERIGYEEGPTVETKRIQLQLPGEDGDHSDKEDEQPQVVVLKKGDLSVEEVMKIKTEIKAAKADEEPASADGRIMYRKPVKRSSGEKYSGLTASSKKKKTNEEDEINKQDSVKKNSQKQIKNSSLLSFDNEDENE, encoded by the exons ATGAGCAAGCGGAACCAGGTGTCGTACGTGCGGCCAGCCGAGCCGGCGTTCCTGGCCCGCTTCAAGGAACGGATCGGCTACGAGGAAGGGCCCACGGTAGAAACCAAG AGAATCCAGCTTCAGCTCCCAGGTGAAGATGGTGATCACAGTGACAAAGAAGATGAACAGCCCCAAGTGGTGGTTTTAAAAAAGGGAGACCTATCAGTTGAAGAagtcatgaaaattaaaacagaaataaaggctGCCAAAGCAG ATGAAGAACCAGCTTCAGCTGATGGAAGAATTATGTATCGAAAACCAGTCAAGCGTTCCTCAGGTGAAAAATATTCCGGTTTAACAGCAAgctcaaaaaagaagaagacaaatgaagaagatgaaataaataagcaGGATTCAGTTAAAAAGAACTCACAAAAGCAAATCAAAAATAGTAGCCTCCTTTCTTTTGACaatgaagatgaaaatgaataa
- the ZNF501 gene encoding zinc finger protein 501: protein MSSSQISLQVKHQRLKRQKKPSKCSECGKIFTQRSSLTQHQKIHTGEKPYVCTECGTCFRKQSNLTQHLRIHTGEKPYKCDECEKAFQTKAVLVQHLRIHTGEKPYKCDECGKAFCQSPSLVKHLRIHTGEKPYKCSECGKAFSQSICLTRHQRSHSGDRPYKCNDCGKAFNQSACLRQHQRIHSGEKPYTCTRCGKAFTQNSSLVEHERTHTGEKLFKCSECEKTFRKQAHLSEHYRIHTGEKAYECANCGKSFRHSSALARHQRLHAGDKTRDITRVERLVSI, encoded by the coding sequence ATGAGTTCCAGCCAGATTTCACTGCAAGTGAAACATCAGAGACTTAAAAGACAGAAGAAACCTTCTAAGTGTAGTGAATGTGGAAAGATTTTTACTCAGAGATCATCTCTTACCCAGCATCAGAAGATTCACACGGGAGAGAAACCCTATGTATGTACTGAATGTGGAACTTGTTTCCGTAAACAGTCAAATCTTACTCAACATCTGAGGATTCATACGggagagaaaccttataaatGTGATGAATGTGAGAAAGCCTTTCAAACAAAAGCAGTCCTTGTCCAGCATCTGAGAATtcatactggggagaaaccctatAAATGCGATGAATGTGGCAAAGCCTTTTGTCAGAGTCCATCCCTTGTTAAACACctgagaattcatactggagagaagccctataAATGCAGTGAGTGTGGCAAAGCCTTCAGTCAGAGCATATGCCTTACTCGTCATCAGAGAAGTCATTCTGGAGATAGACCTTATAAGTGTAATgactgtgggaaagcctttaaTCAGAGTGCATGCCTCAGGCAGCATCAGAGAATCCACTCAGGAGAGAAGCCCTACACATGTACCAGATGTGGTAAAGCCTTCACTCAGAACTCTTCCCTTGTTGAACATGAgagaactcacactggagagaaacttTTTAAGTGTAGTGAGTGTGAAAAAACCTTCCGCAAGCAAGCACACCTTAGTGAACATTAcagaattcacactggagagaaagcTTATGAATGTGCTAACTGTGGGAAATCCTTCAGGCACAGCTCAGCGCTTGCTCGACATCAGAGGCTTCATGCTGGGGATAAAACTCGGGATATAACTAGGGTGGAAAGACTTGTATCAATATga